One region of Ictalurus furcatus strain D&B chromosome 17, Billie_1.0, whole genome shotgun sequence genomic DNA includes:
- the naalad2 gene encoding N-acetylated-alpha-linked acidic dipeptidase 2 isoform X1 translates to MSNSVRRFSCSLHVSQRKHGLRMTGGLVGGGSHKNVHLLSVSHRHTHTLLLLLHKARVRRWVCACAVWTSPQTLTRTSMGANKKLVHWLQWFTVFTLLFIVGFIIGWFARPADTQHEKPTRDFLREFLEEIRAGNIKQYLRKFTYLPHLAGTEQNLRLGEQIREEWLAFGLDSAELVWYDVLLSYPNATRPNYISIVDQHGDEVVKSSLAEPVPEGYEHVSDIVPPYNAYSAQGQPEGELVYVNYGRTEDFFKLQREMGINCTDKIVILRYGKIFRGNKVKNAMLAGAKGVVLYSDPADYCAEGVKPYPEGWNLPEGGAQRGNILNLNGSGDPLTPGYPAKEYTYRFRLDEGVGLPKIPVHPIGYRDAVHLLKNMGGASPPPDWKGALNVSYRIGPGFIGDFALNKVRMNVHSYNQVTRIYNVIGQIKGAQEPDRIVILGGHRDAWVFGGIDPVTGASGTHETVRAAGKLLQKGWRPRRTLIFASWDAEEFGLLGSTEWAEENAKMLQQRAVAYINADSTIEGMYTLRVDCTPSLHTLAYDITKQVMSPEEGEEGMTLYDSWHKRDNWTDNRDAPRISKLGSGSDFEAYFIRLGIASGRAKYTKNRKTERYSTYPVYHSVYETFELVERFYDPTFRRMEAVTRVRGGLVFRLADAPVLPLDCNEYALALSQYAHTIHRLAQKHPQEMERYAVTFDALFSAVDNFTQAVQEFQQHLNTLDTTNSLSVRMVNDQLMYLERAFIDPLGLPGRPFHRHVVFAPSSHNKYMGESFPGIYDALFDIENAAEPERAWSEVKRQISIAAFTVNAAADTLRPL, encoded by the exons ATGAGCAACAGTGTGAGAAGATTCAGCTGCTCTCTTCATGTGTCTCAAAGGAAGCATGGCCTTCGTATGACAGGAGGGCTTGTCGGTGGGGGATCACATAAGAATGTCCATTTACT ctctgtctcacacagacacacacacacactcctcctcctcctgcataAAGCCAGAGTCCGAAggtgggtgtgtgcgtgcgctGTGTGGACTTCACCGCAAACTCTCACACGCACTTCAATGGGAGCGAACAAGAAGCTCGTGCACTGGTTGCAGTGGTTCACCGTCTTCACGCTCTTGTTCATCGTGGGCTTTATCATCG GGTGGTTCGCGAGACCTGCTGACACGCAGCATGAAAAGCCGACACGTGACTTCCTGCGGGAGTTCCTGGAAGAAATCCGTGCGGGAAACATCAAACAGTATCTTAG GAAGTTCACTTATCTGCCCCACTTGGCTGGAACGGAGCAGAACCTGCGATTGGGCGAGCAGATTCGCGAGGAGTGGCTAGCGTTCGGGCTCGACTCGGCCGAGCTCGTGTGGTACGACGTTCTGCTCTCGTATCCGAACGCGACCAGGCCGAACTACATCTCTATAGTCGACCAGCACGGAGACGAG gtcgtGAAGTCGTCTCTGGCTGAACCGGTACCTGAGGGTTATGAGCACGTGAGTGACATCGTTCCTCCGTACAACGCCTACTCTGCACAAGGACAACCAGAG ggCGAGTTGGTGTACGTGAACTACGGCAGGACGGAGGATTTCTTCAAACTGCAGAGGGAGATGGGCATCAACTGTACGGACAAAATCGTCATCCTCCGATACGGCAAAATTTTCCGAGGCAATAAG gtaaAAAACGCCATGTTAGCTGGTGCCAAAGGCGTCGTGTTGTACTCGGACCCGGCGGATTACTGCGCAGAGGGTGTGAAGCCGTACCCTGAAGGATGGAACCTGCCGGAAGGCGGCGCACAACGGGGCAACATCCTGAATCTGAACGGGTCCGGAGACCCCTTAACCCCCGGCTACCCCGCTAAAG AATACACTTACAGATTCAGGCTAGACGAGGGGGTGGGGCTTCCCAAAATTCCAGTACATCCTATTGGCTACCGTGATGCTGTTCATCTGCTGAA GAATATGGGCGGAGCGTCTCCGCCCCCTGACTGGAAAGGAGCTCTGAACGTGTCGTATCGTATCGGACCCGGGTTCATCGGTGACTTCGCACTAAA TAAAGTGCGCATGAACGTGCACAGCTACAATCAGGTGACCCGGATCTACAATGTGATTGGCCAAATCAAAGGAGCGCAGGAGCCAG atcggATCGTTATATTAGGTGGTCATCGTGACGCGTGGGTGTTTGGGGGAATCGATCCTGTGACTGGAGCTTCAGGAACACATGAGACGGTCAGAGCAGCTGGGAAACTCCTGCAGaaag gcTGGCGGCCCAGGCGCACACTGATCTTTGCTAGTTGGGATGCTGAAGAGTTCGGCCTGCTGGGATCCACAGAGTGGGCGGAG gaaaatgctaaaatgctCCAGCAGAGAGCTGTAGCATACATCAACGCAGACTCCACTATTgagg gtatgtaCACGTTGAGAGTAGACTGCACTCCGTCTCTACATACACTGGCTtatgacatcaccaaacag gtgatgaGTCCAGAGGAAGGGGAGGAGGGAATGACTCTGTACGACAGCTGGCACAAACGAGACAACTGGACTGATAATCGGGACGCGCCCCG gatcagTAAGCTCGGATCAGGCAGCGATTTCGAAGCGTACTTCATCAGACTGGGAATTGCATCCGGGCGAGCGAAATACACCAAGAacaga AAGACGGAGAGGTACAGCACTTATCCCGTCTACCACAGCGTGTACGAGACGTTCGAGCTGGTCGAGCGTTTCTACGACCCCACCTTTCGCCGCATGGAGGCGGTGACACGTGTGCGAGGGGGTTTGGTTTTCCGCTTAGCCGACGCCCCTGTGCTGCCACTGGACTGTAACGAGTAtgcactcgctctctctcagtaCGCGCACACCATCCACCGGCTCGCGCAGAAACACCCGCAGGAGATGGAGCGCTACGCCGTGACGTtcg atgcTCTGTTCTCAGCAGTGGACAATTTCACACAAGCGGTACAAGAGTTTCAGCAGCACCTGAACACACTCGACACAACCAa ttctCTCTCAGTGCGGATGGTGAACGATCAGCTGATGTATCTGGAGCGGGCGTTTATCGATCCTCTCGGCCTCCCCGGTCGACCCTTCCACAG ACACGTGGTGTTCGCTCCCAGCAGCCACAATAAGTACATGGGCGAGTCGTTCCCCGGGATTTACGACGCTCTGTTTGACATCGAGAACGCCGCCGAGCCTGAGAGAGCCTGGAGCGAGGTGAAGAGACAGATCAGCATCGCTGCTTTCACCGTCAACGCCGCCGCCGATACGCTCCGCCCCCTTTGA
- the naalad2 gene encoding N-acetylated-alpha-linked acidic dipeptidase 2 isoform X2 yields the protein MGINCTDKIVILRYGKIFRGNKVKNAMLAGAKGVVLYSDPADYCAEGVKPYPEGWNLPEGGAQRGNILNLNGSGDPLTPGYPAKEYTYRFRLDEGVGLPKIPVHPIGYRDAVHLLKNMGGASPPPDWKGALNVSYRIGPGFIGDFALNKVRMNVHSYNQVTRIYNVIGQIKGAQEPDRIVILGGHRDAWVFGGIDPVTGASGTHETVRAAGKLLQKGWRPRRTLIFASWDAEEFGLLGSTEWAEENAKMLQQRAVAYINADSTIEGMYTLRVDCTPSLHTLAYDITKQVMSPEEGEEGMTLYDSWHKRDNWTDNRDAPRISKLGSGSDFEAYFIRLGIASGRAKYTKNRKTERYSTYPVYHSVYETFELVERFYDPTFRRMEAVTRVRGGLVFRLADAPVLPLDCNEYALALSQYAHTIHRLAQKHPQEMERYAVTFDALFSAVDNFTQAVQEFQQHLNTLDTTNSLSVRMVNDQLMYLERAFIDPLGLPGRPFHRHVVFAPSSHNKYMGESFPGIYDALFDIENAAEPERAWSEVKRQISIAAFTVNAAADTLRPL from the exons ATGGGCATCAACTGTACGGACAAAATCGTCATCCTCCGATACGGCAAAATTTTCCGAGGCAATAAG gtaaAAAACGCCATGTTAGCTGGTGCCAAAGGCGTCGTGTTGTACTCGGACCCGGCGGATTACTGCGCAGAGGGTGTGAAGCCGTACCCTGAAGGATGGAACCTGCCGGAAGGCGGCGCACAACGGGGCAACATCCTGAATCTGAACGGGTCCGGAGACCCCTTAACCCCCGGCTACCCCGCTAAAG AATACACTTACAGATTCAGGCTAGACGAGGGGGTGGGGCTTCCCAAAATTCCAGTACATCCTATTGGCTACCGTGATGCTGTTCATCTGCTGAA GAATATGGGCGGAGCGTCTCCGCCCCCTGACTGGAAAGGAGCTCTGAACGTGTCGTATCGTATCGGACCCGGGTTCATCGGTGACTTCGCACTAAA TAAAGTGCGCATGAACGTGCACAGCTACAATCAGGTGACCCGGATCTACAATGTGATTGGCCAAATCAAAGGAGCGCAGGAGCCAG atcggATCGTTATATTAGGTGGTCATCGTGACGCGTGGGTGTTTGGGGGAATCGATCCTGTGACTGGAGCTTCAGGAACACATGAGACGGTCAGAGCAGCTGGGAAACTCCTGCAGaaag gcTGGCGGCCCAGGCGCACACTGATCTTTGCTAGTTGGGATGCTGAAGAGTTCGGCCTGCTGGGATCCACAGAGTGGGCGGAG gaaaatgctaaaatgctCCAGCAGAGAGCTGTAGCATACATCAACGCAGACTCCACTATTgagg gtatgtaCACGTTGAGAGTAGACTGCACTCCGTCTCTACATACACTGGCTtatgacatcaccaaacag gtgatgaGTCCAGAGGAAGGGGAGGAGGGAATGACTCTGTACGACAGCTGGCACAAACGAGACAACTGGACTGATAATCGGGACGCGCCCCG gatcagTAAGCTCGGATCAGGCAGCGATTTCGAAGCGTACTTCATCAGACTGGGAATTGCATCCGGGCGAGCGAAATACACCAAGAacaga AAGACGGAGAGGTACAGCACTTATCCCGTCTACCACAGCGTGTACGAGACGTTCGAGCTGGTCGAGCGTTTCTACGACCCCACCTTTCGCCGCATGGAGGCGGTGACACGTGTGCGAGGGGGTTTGGTTTTCCGCTTAGCCGACGCCCCTGTGCTGCCACTGGACTGTAACGAGTAtgcactcgctctctctcagtaCGCGCACACCATCCACCGGCTCGCGCAGAAACACCCGCAGGAGATGGAGCGCTACGCCGTGACGTtcg atgcTCTGTTCTCAGCAGTGGACAATTTCACACAAGCGGTACAAGAGTTTCAGCAGCACCTGAACACACTCGACACAACCAa ttctCTCTCAGTGCGGATGGTGAACGATCAGCTGATGTATCTGGAGCGGGCGTTTATCGATCCTCTCGGCCTCCCCGGTCGACCCTTCCACAG ACACGTGGTGTTCGCTCCCAGCAGCCACAATAAGTACATGGGCGAGTCGTTCCCCGGGATTTACGACGCTCTGTTTGACATCGAGAACGCCGCCGAGCCTGAGAGAGCCTGGAGCGAGGTGAAGAGACAGATCAGCATCGCTGCTTTCACCGTCAACGCCGCCGCCGATACGCTCCGCCCCCTTTGA
- the chordc1a gene encoding cysteine and histidine-rich domain-containing protein 1a yields the protein MSLLCYNKGCGQRFDPDNNPEDACTYHPGVPVFHDALKGWSCCKRRTTDFSDFLSIAGCTKGHHNKEKPPEPVKPEVKSSGEKKELEDLKPRFNEYVIQAPKPVEFIQRPSADEPLVELQQKVSPSLRQALQNLKLAESSQISEKEDEGNEVKIGTACKNRGCSKTFSGPATDQDKCVFHPGFPIFHEGMKYWSCCRRKTSDFNTFLSQEGCSTGDHVWRNDSGKKVVPCRFDWHQTASHVTISIYAKHSNPELCSVQANSTKVCIRVIFEGEKEFEQNISLWGVIDVSRSATNMMAAKIEIVMKKAEPMSWARLELPPPTPVSTNEKKAKECV from the exons ATGTCTTTACTCTGTTATAACAAAGGATGTGGGCAGCGTTTTGACCCGGACAACAATCCGGAAG ACGCGTGCACTTACCATCCTGGAGTTCCGGTTTTCCACGACGCCCTGAAA gGTTGGTCATGTTGCAAGAGACGCACTACGGACTTCTCGGATTTCCTCAGCATCGCT GGCTGCACTAAAGGTCACCATAACAAGGAGAAACCCCCCGAGCCGGTGAAGCCCGAGGTGAAGAGTTCAGGAGAGAAGAAGGAGCTGGAGGATCTGAAACCGCGCTTTAATGAATACGTCATACAGGCTCCGAAACCCGTGGAGTTCATCCAGAGACCCAG tgctgATGAGCCACTGGTGGAACTGCAGCAGAAAGTGTCTCCGTCTCTGAGACAGGCACTCCAGAACCTCAAACTAGCAGAATCCAGTCAGATTTCAGAGAAAG aggATGAGGGGAATGAGGTGAAAATCGGAACAGCGTGTAAAAACAGAGGTTGCTCTaag ACTTTCTCTGGACCAGCAACTGACCAGGACAAGTGTGTGTTTCATCCAGGATTTCCTATCTTCCATGAGgg gatgaaATACTGGAGCTGCTGTCGGAGGAAAACGTCGGACTTCAACACATTTCTTTCTCAGGAGGGATGCAGCACAGGAGATCACGTGTGGAGGAACGACAGT gggaagAAGGTGGTACCGTGTCGCTTTGATTGGCATCAGACTGCTAGTCATGTGACCATCTCCATCTACGCTAAACACTCCAACCCAGAGCTGTGTTCAGTACAGGCCAACAGCACCAAG GTGTGTATCAGAGTGATCTTTGAGGGAGAGAAGGAGTTTGAACAGAATATCAGTCTCTGGGGG GTCATTGACGTCAGCAGGAGTGCCACGAACATGATGGCTGCCAAAATCGAGATAGTCATGAAGAAGGCGGAGCCGATGTCGTGGGCGCGGCTCGAACTGCCACCGCCCACTCCTGTATCGACCAATGAGAAGAAAGCAAAGGAGTGTgtgtag
- the nlrc3l gene encoding NLR family CARD domain-containing protein 3, which yields MSDGDSEVERILTERPPSSYGSMCSDDPEDDDDDDEVQDAAPQPVVKVNLPTRIKLNRPDSPETGITSITQDRRTSVRNEGVYITTQRREEDPGESVMEMEDNESYMLEREPQDSERRNIQEEPSVPETAQSPTPTVDSADELSLPYVFTAMLNTLRTLNAVELLCFVRSLRSQSKGKLEFRQLEQEGEIDVLGVVDRMMEEWDKGDALSSTIRTLYEINKRAVASSLESVCRRALVQFELRCSHMRRYYSLYEGASRPGQQRYIRHVYVDSPIVPQTPTGEGLPISFSDLFSPIEGEDRVRVVVTTGVPVVGLTVKVQMFIMDWTEERVCQDFQFVFALPGRDLHLVRNSEQTFLEFLAAFYPEAKHAEFLGSQNCAVLFVIDALELCRHPLDFQNNPVVTGITTPAPADALLTSLIKGDLLPHACVWITARRPTARKIPSGCCYRFTELKGFGDAQKDEYFTKRTKDPTLGRRVLACVKATPGLYDACYLPLFSWIVSFVYELRLQNRGFVESVPALTTFYVQYVIVLMNRKIERSVGTGFDASQWKESDVNFLMRMGELALKMLVEEKNVFYEDALSRSALDLHDVTHRVGISFETDEPTNENGRSFRFVHPSVQTFMAAVYVYVKFRMTGENVFERQRSGRERSVYELFKPVIDRVLARRDGHMDLFLRFLLGLVARVTEKTLRGHLLPQRHPEPKGVEDMIKYARKRIKENAVPERCRNLELCLTELEEGMKG from the exons ATGAGTGACGGCGACTCGGAAGTGGAAAG gattcTGACGGAGCGGCCGCCCAGCAGCTATGGCTCCATGTGTAGTGACGATccagaagatgatgatgatgatgatgaggttcAAGATGCCGCTCCTCAGCCCGTGGTTAAAGTCAACTTACCTACAAG GATCAAGCTTAATCGGCCAGACTCGCCTGAGACGGGCATCACCTCGATCACACAAGACCGACGAACCAGTGTCCGTAATGAGGGGGTCTACATTACTACACAAAG gagaGAGGAGGACCCAGGAGAATCAGTAATGGAGATGGAAGACAATGAGAGTTACATGCTTGAGAGAGAACCCCAAGACAGCGAGAGGAGGAATATTCAGGAGGAACCCAGTGTTCCCGAAACCGCACAGTCGCCTACTCCTACGGTGGATTCGGCAGACGAGCTCTCCCTGCCCTATGTGTTCACG gccatGCTGAACACTCTCAGAACTCTGAATGCAGTGGAGCTGCTGTGTTTCGTGCGCAGTCTGAGATCGCAGAGTAAAGGTAAGCTCGAGTTCCGGCAGCTGGAGCAGGAGGGCGAGATCGACGTCCTTGGCGTGGTGGACCGGATGATGGAGGAATGGGACAAAGGAGATGCGCTGAGCAGCACCATACGCACGCTGTACGAAATCAACAAGCGTGCTGTCGCTAGCTCACTGGAGAGCGTGTGCAGGAGAG cGTTGGTGCAGTTCGAACTGAGATGCAGTCACATGCGCCGTTATTACAGTCTCTACGAGGGAGCCAGTCGCCCAGGGCAGCAGCGCTACATCAGGCATGTCTACGTAGACTCGCCCATTGTGCCCCAAACCCCAACCGGCGAGGGACTGCCGATCAGTTTTAGCGACCTTTTCTCTCCCATCGAGGGTGAAGATCGCGTCCGCGTCGTCGTGACAACAGGCGTCCCGGTCGTCGGCCTTACGGTGAAGGTGCAGATGTTCATCATGGACTGGACGGAGGAACGGGTGTGTCAGGACTTCCAGTTCGTGTTCGCTCTTCCGGGTCGCGACCTTCACCTTGTCCGAAACTCGGAGCAGACTTTCCTGGAGTTTCTTGCCGCGTTTTACCCCGAAGCGAAGCACGCGGAATTCCTGGGCAGCCAAAACTGCGCCGTGCTCTTCGTCATCGATGCACTCGAGCTCTGCAGGCACCCCCTCGATTTTCAGAACAATCCCGTCGTCACGGGGATCACGACTCCGGCTCCGGCGGACGCCCTTCTCACTAGTTTAATCAAAGGAGACTTGTTGCCTCACGCCTGCGTTTGGATCACAGCCCGTCGTCCCACCGCTCGGAAAATCCCGTCAGGTTGCTGCTACAGATTTACAGAGCTGAAAGGATTCGGCGACGCGCAGAAGGACGAGTACTTCACCAAACGGACTAAAGACCCGACGCTCGGCAGACGCGTCCTAGCTTGCGTCAAAGCTACTCCGGGTCTGTACGACGCCTGCTATCTGCCCCTCTTTTCCTGGATCGTGTCCTTCGTTTACGAGCTGCGCTTACAGAACAGGGGGTTCGTAGAGTCGGTGCCAGCCCTCACCACTTTTTACGTGCAGTACGTCATCGTGCTGATGAACCGGAAGATCGAGCGCTCCGTTGGTACGGGGTTCGACGCATCCCAGTGGAAAGAATCAGACGTAAATTTCTTGATGAGGATGGGCGAGCTAGCGCTGAAGATGCTGGTCGAAGAAAAGAACGTCTTCTACGAAGACGCATTGTCCCGTTCGGCACTGGACCTCCACGACGTCACTCATCGAGTCGGGATCTCGTTCGAAACAGACGAACCTACGAACGAGAACGGGCGGAGCTTCAGGTTCGTCCACCCCAGCGTTCAGACGTTCATGGCTGCCGTGTACGTCTACGTCAAGTTTCGGATGACCGGGGAAAACGTGTTTGAGCGGCAGAGAAGCGGCAGAGAGCGGTCCGTCTATGAGCTTTTCAAACCTGTCATCGACCGCGTGCTCGCCAGACGCGACGGGCACATGGACCTGTTCCTGCGCTTCCTGTTGGGGCTGGTGGCTCGTGTGACGGAAAAGACCCTGCGCGGCCACCTGCTGCCTCAGCGTCACCCCGAGCCGAAGGGCGTCGAGGACATGATCAAGTATGCCAGGAAGAGGATAAAGGAGAACGCCGTACCCGAGCGGTGTAGAAATTTGGAACTGTGTCTCACGGAGCTGGAAGAGGGCATGAAGGGTTGA